A single region of the Brassica rapa cultivar Chiifu-401-42 chromosome A03, CAAS_Brap_v3.01, whole genome shotgun sequence genome encodes:
- the LOC103860226 gene encoding uncharacterized protein At4g04775-like, whose protein sequence is MAGGQSNTSGDSRGSSSGRRPSRGGGRFFGVPKKCWCGELMVTLTSKSDQNPYRRYLRCSFAAENKLQNDNHIFKWVDEALLNEVDTLLLKNARLEEVINEMASKSVFERTETEIMARVEDALAEASAKMKNTMIVVVIGSLTLVGMMGVMCLMRN, encoded by the exons ATGGCTGGAGGTCAGAGCAACACGTCTGGAGATTCGAGGGGATCATCATCTGGTCGTCGACCCTCAAGAGGTGGTGGAAGATTTTTCGGTGTTCCTAAGAAATGTTGGTGTGGTGAGCTAATGGTGACGTTGACATCCAAGTCCGACCAAAATCCATACCGGAGATACTTGCGATGTTCATTTGCAGCAgagaataag cTTCAAAACGATAATCATATCTTTAAGTGGGTGGATGAGGCTTTATTGAACGAGGTTGATACACTTTTACTTAAAAATGCAAGACTTGAAGAAGTGATTAATGAGATGGCATCAAAGAGTGTCTTTGAGAGGACTGAAACAGAGATAATGGCGAGGGTTGAAGATGCATTGGCTGAAGCAAGTGCAAAGATGAAGAATACAATGATCGTGGTTGTGATTGGAAGCTTGACCTTGGTTGGTATGATGGGAGTTATGTGTCTGATGAGAAACTGA